A section of the Maniola jurtina chromosome 28, ilManJurt1.1, whole genome shotgun sequence genome encodes:
- the LOC123879693 gene encoding zinc finger protein 235-like isoform X2, which produces MSSIQVRAVNVVPVTKIKLEKLDDEELEDTVLCRLCSKAFVSEMAVRNHARMEHIEEFEAGADLYMKSEYSGLKRKYTEDIQNISSELVSSMEPTAVTSLASKDVSYIIIKDQDAMTVQKMRKLRNSVKQAKSEKQVTKKEKEVVPISGPFECLQPSTSNPEEVCHQMFLSCCEYSAHFRDEHTRRRKGSRCQVCEKFIAAYDNLTPYSCQLCSMVFENSKDMTEHSQTAHIKLKPFQCSVCLKRFTQQGGLQQHMRRHTGDRPFPCTYCTKAFTQKSGLDQHLRIHTKEKPYRCVICSKAFCQSVHLQQHMRTHTNVAPFQCGICQKRFKQSSHLNYHLRYHNMVKMTDEQKLKYAALMSEMTKQDYVEVEVDPALTSQVIDQSEIQEEEIDQSEMAQDEIDQSESQQSDNNEETGETVYIMEESDMWCESVVCEQ; this is translated from the exons GGCTGTGAGGAACCATGCGCGGATGGAGCATATCGAGGAGTTTGAGGCTGGGGCAGACCTCTACATGAAATCTGAATACTCAGGATTG AAACGGAAATATACAGAAGATATACAAAATATCAGTTCGGAGCTGGTCTCCTCGATGGAGCCGACTGCTGTAACCAGCCTGGCCTCCAAGGATGTCAGTTACATCATCATCAAGGACCAGGATGCTATGACGGTCCAGAAGATGAGGAAG CTTAGAAACTCAGTGAAACAGGCGAAGTCAGAAAAACAAGTAacgaagaaagaaaaagaagtggTACCTATAAG CGGTCCCTTCGAATGTCTCCAGCCATCCACCAGCAACCCAGAAGAGGTATGCCATCAGATGTTCCTCTCGTGCTGTGAATACTCCGCCCACTTTAGAGATGAGCACACTCGCAGACGCAAAGGAAGCCGGTGTCAAGTGTGCGAGAAATTTATCGCTGCTTACGATAATTTGACGCCATACAGCTGTCAG TTATGCAGCATGGTCTTCGAGAACAGCAAAGACATGACGGAACACAGCCAAACGGCCCACATCAAGTTAAAGCCCTTCCAATGCTCTGTATGTCTAAAGCGCTTCACCCAGCAAGGCGGGTTGCAGCAACATATGCGCCGACACACTGGAGATCGCCCCTTCCCCTGTACTTACTGCACTAAAGCCTTCACACAGAAATCCGGGCTGGACCAACACTTGAGGATACACACTAAG gaaAAACCGTACAGATGTGTGATATGCAGCAAAGCGTTCTGTCAGTCCGTGCATCTTCAGCAACATATGAGGACTCACACCAACGTCGCGCCGTTCCAATGCGGTATATGCCAGAAACGGTTCAAACAGAGCAG CCACTTAAACTACCATCTAAGATACCACAACATGGTCAAAATGACGGACGAACAAAAACTCAAGTACGCTGCATTGATGAGTGAAATGACAAAGCAAGACTACGTTGAAGTTGAGGTGGACCCAGCGTTGACGTCACAAGTgatcgaccaatcagag ATTCAAGAGGAAGAAATTGACCAATCAGAGATGGCGCAAGATGAAATCGACCAATCGGAGTCTCAGCAAAGTGACAATAACGAGGAAACCGGTGAAACTGTCTATATTATGGAGGAAAGTGACATGTGGTGCGAAAGTGTAGTTTGTGAACAGTGA
- the LOC123879693 gene encoding zinc finger protein 235-like isoform X1 yields MSSIQVRAVNVVPVTKIKLEKLDDEELEDTVLCRLCSKAFVSEMAVRNHARMEHIEEFEAGADLYMKSEYSGLKRKYTEDIQNISSELVSSMEPTAVTSLASKDVSYIIIKDQDAMTVQKMRKLRNSVKQAKSEKQVTKKEKEVVPISGPFECLQPSTSNPEEVCHQMFLSCCEYSAHFRDEHTRRRKGSRCQVCEKFIAAYDNLTPYSCQLCSMVFENSKDMTEHSQTAHIKLKPFQCSVCLKRFTQQGGLQQHMRRHTGDRPFPCTYCTKAFTQKSGLDQHLRIHTKEKPYRCVICSKAFCQSVHLQQHMRTHTNVAPFQCGICQKRFKQSSHLNYHLRYHNMVKMTDEQKLKYAALMSEMTKQDYVEVEVDPALTSQVIDQSEVSEQPSDWSNDKSQDCNQSESAEEIQEEEIDQSEMAQDEIDQSESQQSDNNEETGETVYIMEESDMWCESVVCEQ; encoded by the exons GGCTGTGAGGAACCATGCGCGGATGGAGCATATCGAGGAGTTTGAGGCTGGGGCAGACCTCTACATGAAATCTGAATACTCAGGATTG AAACGGAAATATACAGAAGATATACAAAATATCAGTTCGGAGCTGGTCTCCTCGATGGAGCCGACTGCTGTAACCAGCCTGGCCTCCAAGGATGTCAGTTACATCATCATCAAGGACCAGGATGCTATGACGGTCCAGAAGATGAGGAAG CTTAGAAACTCAGTGAAACAGGCGAAGTCAGAAAAACAAGTAacgaagaaagaaaaagaagtggTACCTATAAG CGGTCCCTTCGAATGTCTCCAGCCATCCACCAGCAACCCAGAAGAGGTATGCCATCAGATGTTCCTCTCGTGCTGTGAATACTCCGCCCACTTTAGAGATGAGCACACTCGCAGACGCAAAGGAAGCCGGTGTCAAGTGTGCGAGAAATTTATCGCTGCTTACGATAATTTGACGCCATACAGCTGTCAG TTATGCAGCATGGTCTTCGAGAACAGCAAAGACATGACGGAACACAGCCAAACGGCCCACATCAAGTTAAAGCCCTTCCAATGCTCTGTATGTCTAAAGCGCTTCACCCAGCAAGGCGGGTTGCAGCAACATATGCGCCGACACACTGGAGATCGCCCCTTCCCCTGTACTTACTGCACTAAAGCCTTCACACAGAAATCCGGGCTGGACCAACACTTGAGGATACACACTAAG gaaAAACCGTACAGATGTGTGATATGCAGCAAAGCGTTCTGTCAGTCCGTGCATCTTCAGCAACATATGAGGACTCACACCAACGTCGCGCCGTTCCAATGCGGTATATGCCAGAAACGGTTCAAACAGAGCAG CCACTTAAACTACCATCTAAGATACCACAACATGGTCAAAATGACGGACGAACAAAAACTCAAGTACGCTGCATTGATGAGTGAAATGACAAAGCAAGACTACGTTGAAGTTGAGGTGGACCCAGCGTTGACGTCACAAGTgatcgaccaatcagaggtaagCGAGCAgccctctgattggtcgaatgATAAATCACAGGATTGCAACCAGTCGGAATCAGCGGAGGAG ATTCAAGAGGAAGAAATTGACCAATCAGAGATGGCGCAAGATGAAATCGACCAATCGGAGTCTCAGCAAAGTGACAATAACGAGGAAACCGGTGAAACTGTCTATATTATGGAGGAAAGTGACATGTGGTGCGAAAGTGTAGTTTGTGAACAGTGA